In the genome of Coregonus clupeaformis isolate EN_2021a chromosome 1, ASM2061545v1, whole genome shotgun sequence, one region contains:
- the LOC121574078 gene encoding 40S ribosomal protein S24 isoform X3 — protein MNDTVTVRTRKFMTNRLLQRKQMVVDVLHPGKATVPKTEIREKLAKMYKTTPDVVFVFGFRTQFGGGKTTGFAMVYDSLDYAKKNEPKHRLARHGLYEKKKSSRKQRKERKNRMKKVRGTKKASVGAAGKK, from the exons ATG AACGACACAGTGACAGTCAGAACCCGGAAGTTCATGACAAACCGGCTGCTTCAGAGGAAGCAAATG GTTGTCGATGTCCTCCATCCGGGCAAAGCCACAGTCCCCAAGACTGAGATCCGGGAGAAGCTGGCCAAGATGTACAAGACCACCCCCGACGTGGTGTTCGTGTTCGGCTTCAGGACCCAGTTTGGTGGCGGCAAGACGACGGGCTTCGCCATGGTCTACGACTCTCTCGACTACGCTAAGAAAAACGAGCCCAAGCACAGACTGGCCAGG CATGGTCTCTATGAGAAGAAGAAGTCCTCCAGAAAACAGCGCAAGGAACGCAAGAACAGAATGAAGAAAGTACGAGGCACCAAGAAAGCCAGTGTGGGCGCTGCTGGCAAAAAG TGA
- the LOC121574078 gene encoding 40S ribosomal protein S24 isoform X2 has protein sequence MNDTVTVRTRKFMTNRLLQRKQMVVDVLHPGKATVPKTEIREKLAKMYKTTPDVVFVFGFRTQFGGGKTTGFAMVYDSLDYAKKNEPKHRLARHGLYEKKKSSRKQRKERKNRMKKVRGTKKASVGAAGKKK, from the exons ATG AACGACACAGTGACAGTCAGAACCCGGAAGTTCATGACAAACCGGCTGCTTCAGAGGAAGCAAATG GTTGTCGATGTCCTCCATCCGGGCAAAGCCACAGTCCCCAAGACTGAGATCCGGGAGAAGCTGGCCAAGATGTACAAGACCACCCCCGACGTGGTGTTCGTGTTCGGCTTCAGGACCCAGTTTGGTGGCGGCAAGACGACGGGCTTCGCCATGGTCTACGACTCTCTCGACTACGCTAAGAAAAACGAGCCCAAGCACAGACTGGCCAGG CATGGTCTCTATGAGAAGAAGAAGTCCTCCAGAAAACAGCGCAAGGAACGCAAGAACAGAATGAAGAAAGTACGAGGCACCAAGAAAGCCAGTGTGGGCGCTGCTGGCAAAAAG AAATGA
- the LOC121574078 gene encoding 40S ribosomal protein S24 isoform X1, with product MNDTVTVRTRKFMTNRLLQRKQMVVDVLHPGKATVPKTEIREKLAKMYKTTPDVVFVFGFRTQFGGGKTTGFAMVYDSLDYAKKNEPKHRLARHGLYEKKKSSRKQRKERKNRMKKVRGTKKASVGAAGKKKK from the exons ATG AACGACACAGTGACAGTCAGAACCCGGAAGTTCATGACAAACCGGCTGCTTCAGAGGAAGCAAATG GTTGTCGATGTCCTCCATCCGGGCAAAGCCACAGTCCCCAAGACTGAGATCCGGGAGAAGCTGGCCAAGATGTACAAGACCACCCCCGACGTGGTGTTCGTGTTCGGCTTCAGGACCCAGTTTGGTGGCGGCAAGACGACGGGCTTCGCCATGGTCTACGACTCTCTCGACTACGCTAAGAAAAACGAGCCCAAGCACAGACTGGCCAGG CATGGTCTCTATGAGAAGAAGAAGTCCTCCAGAAAACAGCGCAAGGAACGCAAGAACAGAATGAAGAAAGTACGAGGCACCAAGAAAGCCAGTGTGGGCGCTGCTGGCAAAAAG AAG AAATGA